One Trichormus variabilis 0441 genomic window, AATTAAATCTTGCTCTGTAGTAGCGTTAATCATGCCTAAACGAATAGGTAGCATGAACCTAGAGGACTTGTAAGCAATTTGCAGTGGGCGGAGAAATTGATAACCAGATTGTTCAAATCTATCTAAATTGACCTTGGCAACAAAGAACTTCATTGAGGAGCGAATATAAGGCTTAAGTAGCTGTTTTGCACCTCTAGGAATTTTGTAACCATTGCGGTTGAGCCAAGTTTCCAAGCCACCGGATTCTTTGGCGCTTAAAACCACAATGTCGTATTCTCCAACATTAAAGCGTGCCTCCACTGTCACACCCAAACTACGATCGCCCCTTCTTCTTGCAGCCCCAGATTCATTGAGGGCGGCGCTAGGTGCAGGTAGTGCCTCTAGTGCAAAATCCTCGACAGCGCAAGGATTAGAGTCGAAATATTCCACCAAACGCGGCGCACTAAAAGCATCCAACCGCTCAATAATTTTGGGTTCAGCCACACGCACCTGCTCTTTTTTAATGACCGTCGGTACGGGTACAACCATCGCAAAATCTTTAACTTCGCCCTGGTAATCATTAGCCATAGTCAACACAGTGCGATCGCCATCCCGTGCCAACACCACCTGAGACGCTTTGTTATACAATTTGGCATCAGCCTTAGCCACATAAAATCCACAAAATGCCCAAGCCGCAGGTGCAAAGCACAGCACGGCCACTATTACCAACAACAATGGAACAAGTAATTTAAATCGCTTCATATTATTTTTGAATCTTGAATTGATAACTCCCTCATCCAAGAAAACCTTGGTGCAGACCACAGAAAATCTACCAAGATGGTCAAGGGTGCAAAGGCGAACAATACCCAAAAAACTGCGGTGGGAACAAAGAAATAGTTCCGCAAAATAAAAGTGAAAATGGCAATGCTGAATGCCCAAACTATTCGCCCAATTCGGGCATTAGGAATTGATCGGGGGTCTGTAATCATAAATAAGGCAAATAGCAGCAAAGACCCACTCATCAATCGATGCCAGTAAACATCCCAAGTCCAGCCCAACCAGAGATTACGCACGGCTTCTAGCAACGAGTAGCTTCCTAAAAAAGCAGCTGTTGTATCCCAGCGACCGATACGCCGTAAAATCATGCCACCAGCACCAGCGAATAACAGCCCATACCACCACTCTTCACCCCACTGACCAGGAGAAACCCAAGCATCAGGAGTTAAAGCTAAGGCAGAGATGATGCCAAAATTAGCCGGGTTGAAGAAATGTTTATTGTTGACTTGAAAGACAAATTTACTAGCGATCGCACTAGCTGCGGCTAACGCCATTGTTGTCCAATGATCAGCACGCAACAATAAGCTTAGTCCCAAAGAAGTAATCAACGCACTGCGGAGATTTAGCTCAGGGAATGGGGAATAGGAAGTAGGGCTGGGAGACATTTTCTCTCCCTTGCTCCCAGGCCCCAGCCCCCAGCCTTGTTTCACCAGCGACAATAGCCATTGTGTTAATAGACAGGTGGCGATCGCTACTGCTATTAATTCCGGTTGCAATGTCCAGTCCCTTGTACTAATCCCTAGTATGAGAAACAAGCTCAGAAAAATAATTTGATAATCTCGTATATCTTTGAGCAACATTAACCCTTTATTCAGGGATTTCCCCTAGATTTTCCCTTAATCTAAGCGAGTGCAACCCAAAATCACACTGCCGTTACAAATTTTGTTACAAGTCGAGGTTTGTTTGAGGAGTGATGAATAAGGAGCCATTATTTCTTAATTTTGAATTTTGTTGGCGTAGCCTACTCTTCTCCTTCGGAGACGCTAACGCGTAGCTTGCTTCCCCATAGGGGTACGAGAACGCTACGCGAACCCGCAGGGTATTTTGAATTTTGAATTGGTATCACTCACCCATTAGGTAGAGAGCTAGAATGTAGAGTCGCTTCGTTAGTCAGAGGATATTTAATTTCAGGCTTTTTACAATTAGATCAGGTTAATCAGCAGTAAAATGTTTGAGGCAGAAAGTCAAGGAAAGATGCGACTTAATACTTAAACAGTGAATTTATTACTCATTACTCCTTACTTTAAACCCAGTTGTTCGCTAAACTACCGGGAGTGTGAAACCATGCTATTTAAAGACCGGACAGTAGCAGGTCAAGTTTTGGCTAAAAAATTAGCAGATTATGCTAATCGCTCCAATGTGTTGGTGTTAGCCTTACCTAGAGGTGGTGTACCTGTTGGTTTTGAAGTGGCTAGGGCTTTAAATGCTCCCTTAGATGTGCTGGTAGTGCGTAAGCTGGGTGTACCGGACAATGAAGAATTAGCAATGGGGGCGTTAGCGAAGCTCCCCGGAACGGGGTTCGCTTCTGGTGGTGTACGGATACTAAATCAAAGTATTGTCAATGATATTCAAATCTCTGATGAAGTAATTGCCAGAGTTGCAGTCCAAGAAGAAAGGGAACTCGAAAGAAGGGAAAGTATGTATCGAGGCGATCGCCCTTTTCCCAATTTGCAAGGACAAACCGTGATTTTAGTAGATGATGGTTTAGCCACTGGTGCAACTATGTGGGCTGCCATAATTGCTGTCCGACAACAACAACCCAAAGAAATTGTGATTGCTGTGCCGGTTGCTGCACCTGAAACCTGTGATGAGATGCAAAACAAGGTGGAAAAAATCGTCTGCGCCAATACACCTAGTCCATTTTATAGCGTAGGTATGTGGTATGAGAAGTTTCCACAAACTACGGATGATGAAGTTAGAGAGTTATTAAACAAAGCTAACAATAACCATGAGCCATTATTGTCTGGGAATTAGAAACGCTGTTTCTTAATAATCAACATGAATAATGAATTAAGGCAAACTGCATCCCAACTGCTAGCAGCAATGCTATCCAATCCCCACATTTACACCCAAATTAGTGAAGAGGGTGGCTATGGACAAATGGAACAGGAATTAATTATAACGGCTGTAGAGATGGCAGAAAGTTTAATTCAGCACATTGACAATGCTCATCCTCAAACTGAGTCTAAACTACAGCAAAGAAATTGACCACTATATTCTCCTTGAAAATACTGCTTGATTCCCTATCCTCTTGTGGATAGGGTTTTTAATATTAATGCGGACAAATTAATATTATAGTTTTACAAAATTCATAATGTTTTAGCTGAAACAGCAAGAAGCCTCACGTCTCACCCGGAGGGGAGCATGAGATGAATTGCGCGTGAGTTGACGACAGTCCTCTGACTGATATTGAGCGTCAGCGAAATTAAGGAAGAGGGTATGGAGGAAACGAGCAAAATATTGTTTTATAATAATTTATAGTGAATTGATTTTAGTCTAAAATGCTCAAGGTCGTCAAAATCAGGTTATATCCACATGCCCAACAGCAGCAGTCATTGGCTCAAGCTTTTGGCAGTTGTCGTTGGCTTTGGAATTACTGTCTGAATTTGATAAACCAAGCATACAAAGAGACAGGCAAGGGGTTGTCTGGATATCAAGTTAAAAAGATAATCCCTCAGTTAAAGAAAGAACATGAATGGCTGACAGCAACCTATTCGCAATGTTTACAGCAGGTGTGCTTGAATCTTGGCGTGGCTTTCAATAACTTCTTTGAAAAAAGAGCTAAATATCCTAGATTCAAATCAAAGCATGGTAAGCAGTCAATACAATACCCTCAAAATGTTAAAGTTGCTGATAATTATTTAAGTCTGCCCAAAATAGGCGACGTATCAGCAACAATTCATAGACCCATTGAGGGAAAAGTTAAAACTGTAACCATATCTAAAAACTGTTCCAATCAATACTTTGCGGCTATTCTGTTTGATGATGGCAAAGACAAACCTTCTGCAAATACAGACGGCAAGGCAATAGGCATTGATTTGGGATTAACTCACTTTGCTATTACTAGTCAGGGGTCTAAGTTTGACAATCCTAGAATACTTGACAAGCATGAGAAGAATCTAAAGCTCAAACAGCAACAGCTATCTAGAAAACAGAAAGGCTCTAACAACCGTATTAAAGCTAGAAACAAAGTTGCTAGAGTTCACAGAAAAATAACTAACTGCCGTGAGGATTTTCTACACAAGCTATCGCGTAGGATAGTTAACGAAAACCAAGTTATTGTGGTTGAAAATCTCAATGTTAAAGGCATGATGCGAAATCATTGTTTGGCTAAATCCATCCATCAAGTAGGATGGGGTATGTTTTGCACAATGCTGAAATATAAGGCAGATATGGAAGGGAAAATTTATCAGGAAGTCGATAGATTCTTCCCTAGTTCAAAAACCTGTCATGTGTGTCTAAATCAAGTTGGCAGTTTACCGCTAGATGTAAGATTCTGGACTTGCGAGAACTGCCATACAAAACATGATCGGGATGTGAACGCAGCTATTAACCTCAGAGATGAGGGACTACGGATTTTGACCTCTGGAACGGGGGATAAAGCCTGCCGCCCAGATGTAAGTCGCAGTAATAGAGGACGTAAGAAATCTACTACTACGCTTTCTGCTGGACAGGAAGCCTACACTGTACCGCAAGGTCAGTGTAGGTAGTTCACTGAAAGCTTCATTAAATAAGTGCAGAGATAAAATTCTTTATAGGATGGCTAGAGCAATATAGCGCTTCTCGTTTGTATGCAATACATTTTGATCTTTCTCCTATAAGAAGAAAGGCTTTGAGTCCTACTCCCCTTCTCTACAAGGGAAGGGACTGGTGATTAGGTCTGTATTTAACTCAATTGCAAACCGCGATAGTGCCACCAATCATCTTGTCAATGCTGGTTTACGTACTCCAGCCAAACTACATGAAAATTTTATATTTAAATTTGTCTATCTACTTAATCATCGACCCTTATCATAATCATTTCTGTCAAAAGTTAATACTGATAAATCAGTATTAATACGTTAAATAAATCTTTTTTTGAATTTTTCATTGAGACTTAAATAAAAGTCCCAACTATGAAAAATATTTTGTTAGAAGTAAACATACACACCAACAATCGTTGTCTAACTCTCAAATTAACAAAC contains:
- a CDS encoding DUF2330 domain-containing protein encodes the protein MKRFKLLVPLLLVIVAVLCFAPAAWAFCGFYVAKADAKLYNKASQVVLARDGDRTVLTMANDYQGEVKDFAMVVPVPTVIKKEQVRVAEPKIIERLDAFSAPRLVEYFDSNPCAVEDFALEALPAPSAALNESGAARRRGDRSLGVTVEARFNVGEYDIVVLSAKESGGLETWLNRNGYKIPRGAKQLLKPYIRSSMKFFVAKVNLDRFEQSGYQFLRPLQIAYKSSRFMLPIRLGMINATTEQDLIVYVLSPQGQAEITNYRTVKIPSNANIPLFVKSEFGDFYKSTFQTAYTKEGKKVAFLEYAWDMGSCDPCSGDPLTPDELKQAGVFWLDRDASSPGSPSFRRFPVSNVFISRLHVRYTRDKFPEDLMFQETSNRESFQGRYVLQHPFTGEAKCQAGREYKRSLPKRFEQEAQTLARLTNWNIKDIRQKMKLTVSNLTLPWWENFFSWLGI
- a CDS encoding Na+-translocating NADH-quinone reductase subunit B yields the protein MLLKDIRDYQIIFLSLFLILGISTRDWTLQPELIAVAIATCLLTQWLLSLVKQGWGLGPGSKGEKMSPSPTSYSPFPELNLRSALITSLGLSLLLRADHWTTMALAAASAIASKFVFQVNNKHFFNPANFGIISALALTPDAWVSPGQWGEEWWYGLLFAGAGGMILRRIGRWDTTAAFLGSYSLLEAVRNLWLGWTWDVYWHRLMSGSLLLFALFMITDPRSIPNARIGRIVWAFSIAIFTFILRNYFFVPTAVFWVLFAFAPLTILVDFLWSAPRFSWMRELSIQDSKII
- a CDS encoding phosphoribosyltransferase; the protein is MLFKDRTVAGQVLAKKLADYANRSNVLVLALPRGGVPVGFEVARALNAPLDVLVVRKLGVPDNEELAMGALAKLPGTGFASGGVRILNQSIVNDIQISDEVIARVAVQEERELERRESMYRGDRPFPNLQGQTVILVDDGLATGATMWAAIIAVRQQQPKEIVIAVPVAAPETCDEMQNKVEKIVCANTPSPFYSVGMWYEKFPQTTDDEVRELLNKANNNHEPLLSGN
- a CDS encoding RNA-guided endonuclease InsQ/TnpB family protein, whose protein sequence is MLKVVKIRLYPHAQQQQSLAQAFGSCRWLWNYCLNLINQAYKETGKGLSGYQVKKIIPQLKKEHEWLTATYSQCLQQVCLNLGVAFNNFFEKRAKYPRFKSKHGKQSIQYPQNVKVADNYLSLPKIGDVSATIHRPIEGKVKTVTISKNCSNQYFAAILFDDGKDKPSANTDGKAIGIDLGLTHFAITSQGSKFDNPRILDKHEKNLKLKQQQLSRKQKGSNNRIKARNKVARVHRKITNCREDFLHKLSRRIVNENQVIVVENLNVKGMMRNHCLAKSIHQVGWGMFCTMLKYKADMEGKIYQEVDRFFPSSKTCHVCLNQVGSLPLDVRFWTCENCHTKHDRDVNAAINLRDEGLRILTSGTGDKACRPDVSRSNRGRKKSTTTLSAGQEAYTVPQGQCR